The DNA region GGCGAGATGATTGGCGAGCCAGGCGAGCGCGTTGTGCGGATGGCCGAGCACGTCGGCGCCGGTGCCGCGCCCCTCCTCCTTGCCGTTGACGAGCGCGCGTCCGGTGACCTTGCGCAGATCGGGCACGGTGATGCGCGACACGGCTTCGCCGAGCACGCAGCCGGCGGCGAAGAAGTCGTCGGCGATCAGCGTCGGCGCGCCGAGTGTCTCCCATTTGACGTAGCGGTCGTCGACGATCTCGATCGCCGGATGGTAGGCCTCGATCGCCTCCGCGACCCATTCGGCGGTGAACGGCGCTTCGCCGGGCGCGAGGCTGCGCGCCAGCCGCACCGCGATCTCGCATTCGACGCCGACATGGACGAAATCGGCCGCCGGCAGCCGCACGCCGCTGTCATGCACGACCTTCTCGAACACGCCGCCGCCACAGGGGTGCGGGATGTTGATGTATTCCTGCATCACCGCGCTGGTGCAGCCGATCTTGTAGCCGACGAGGCTGCCGATGTGTGGCTGCAGCAGATCGTGCAGCGCGTATTGCACCTGATAGCCTTCGGCCTCGTCGCGCGGCACGATGTCTTTGGCGAGCGCCTTGAGCGGCGCGCGGCTGCGGCGCGCGCTGGCAATCGCCTTTGCGGCCGCGAGGATCCGTTCCATCTGCGCAGCCTCCCTGAAATTCTCCGGCGGCGCGGTGGCGCCTCCGTCTGCTCACAGCAATTCAGCACTCGCCGACGCATCTGGCAAGCACGCCGGACGGGAGGGGCCGTCAGGCCTTGACCAGACCGAGCCTGATCAGACTCTCCGCGGTCGCGACGATCATCTCCTCATTGCCGCGCGGACGCCAGCCGAGCAGGTTCTGCGCCTTGGCGCTGGTCGAGCGGCGCACCTTGCCGAGCAGCGGCAGGGTGGCGCGGGCCAACGGGTTGCGCCGCGCGGCGAGCCGAATCATCCAGTCCGGCGCCTGGAACCGGGGCACGCGCCGCGCCTTGCTGCCGAGTTTCCTGCGCAGCACCCGGGCCACCTGCAGCACCGACAAGGTCTCGCCGCCGACCGCGAGGAACCGCTCGCCGCTGGCCTTGGGCGAAGTCATGGCGCGCAGATGCAGGTCGGCGACGTCGCGCACGTCGACGAGGCCGAAATGGATCCGGGGCACTGCCGGCATCGCGCCGTCGAGCAGCGCCTTGATGATGCCGATCGACTCGGAGAAATCGGGCCCGAGCGCCGGGCCGAACACCGCGGTCGGATTGACCACGGCAAGCTCGAGGCCATTGCCTTCGCGCGCCACGAAATCCCAGGCGGCGCGCTCGGCCAGTGTCTTGGATTTCGGATAGGCTTGCACATCGGGGCCATCGAGGTTCGACCAGGTGGTCTCATCGAACGGCTTGGCTTGCGGCGGATGGCCATAGCCGATCGCCGCAAACGACGACGTCACGACGACGCGCTTGACGCCGGCGTCGCGCGCCGCGCGCAACACCCGCAGCGTGCCTTCGCGCGCCGGAACGATCAGCTCGTTCTCGTCCTCCGGCACATGCGCGCCGAGCGGCGATGCGACATGCAGCACGTAGTCGCATCCCGTGACCGCCTCGCGCCAGCCGGCATCGCGCAGCAGGTCGGCGGTGGCAAAGCCGACCTGGTCGGCCGCGAGCGCACCCCCCTCGCGCAGCATCGCGATCACGTCCTTGCTGCGATCCGGATTGCGCAGCGTGGTTCGCACCGTATGCCCGTCGGCGAGCAGCTGCAGGATGGTATGCACGCCGATGAAACCCGATCCGCCCGTGACCAAAACCGTGCTCATGTTCCTAGCCTCTTCATGGTTCGGCAGATGGGGCACACATTGCACCGCCCACCCTGCACAGGCCGCATCTGGTCACTATCTGATGTCAGACAAGTAGAATGAAATTCGAGACCGGTATGGAAAACAATACCAGCGAGCTATGTGACGGCGGTGAATGCGAGAGCTGCCCGACCGACCCCAATCTGCTGATCGAGTTCAAGCACGCGATCCACGCACTCGGCGGCAAATGGAAGCTCGAGATCCTGTTCACGCTGATGAACGGCGGCGTGCGGTTCGGCGCGCTGCGCCGCGCGCTGGTGCCGGTCACCCAGCATATGCTGACCGCGCAACTGCGCGAGCTCGAGCACGATGGGCTGGTGGCACGCAAGGTGCTCGCCGAAAGGCCGCTGCAGGTCGAATACGAGCTGACGGATTCGGCCTGGGGCCTCATGCCGGCCTTCCGCGAATTGCTGGCGTGGTCGAAAATCCACGGACCGCGCCGTCACGAGGAGGCAAGCGAGACGACACTCGGGGCCGGACTGGCCTGAATGTCGTCTCGCCTTCAGGTCGGCACGCGATCAACCCATGCCGAGCGCGCGCCGGATCGCGATCTCGACCGGCGAGTAAACGCCCTCGTCGCGCTCGAGCCGGTACGGCTCGGCAGGACTGAGCGACGGTTGCGCCATGAAGCGCGGCCTGGTGCCCCGATGCTTCTGCGCGGCATGCACCAGGAACGGATGGCACAGATAGACCGTGCCTGCTTCACCCGTCGCCAGCGCAAGCTCGCACTCGGCGCCCATTTGCGCGAGGTTCATCCGCACGCGTCCGGCCTCGCCCGCCGGCGCCAGATAACGCGCCATCGGAAAGTGCGAACCGGGTCGGCGCATCGTCCTCGCCGACATCGGAGAACAGGAACAGCATCAGCAGCGCCCGGCCGCGCGAGTTGACGTTCACTCGCCATGCCGAGAAGTCGCTCCGTTCGTTCGGATCGCAATCGTCGCCGGGAAAGCCGGCATCGACATGCCAGCCGGCATCGCCGGGATCGTCCGGATGCGGGAACCGCACCGGGAAGGTCCCGATGTTGTGGCGTGGAGACCAGCGGCCGGGGCCTGCGATCTGATCGAACGCCCGATACAGCAGCGCCGAGTTGATCGCCTGCCGGAATGGTTCCTCGCCATAGCCCGGGCTGCCGCACCACCGGGCGCGTCCATGTCGAGGGATCATGCTCGCTGCACGGCAGGTCGCGCCACATGATGGCACGTCCCGCATCGGCGAGTTCGCGGGGAAAGGTGTTGTCGATCCGGACAAAGCCCTGTTCGATGAATTGCTCGATTTGCGCGTCGCTGAGCGCACGCGTGTCGTCTCGATCGGTCATGATTGTCTCTCAAATCGTCGCCAGCCGTCGATGCTCCGCGAGGCGCGGAGTTTGGCCGGCTCATTCGGCTCACTGGAATCCCGCGAGCCCAGGCGCGCGGGGACGATCAGCGCTTCCGCGTGGAAGCGTGTTTCCTGGCGGAAACGAGATCAGCCCAGGAAGAAAACCGATGCGATGTTGAGAGTACGTGTCATCATGGCGGCGCGAACGTACGACCGGTGCGCGCCGGAATCAATCTGTAGCGGTCCACCGCCACTATTCGTCGCGATAGACCTTCTCGCGCTTCTCGTGGCGTTCCTGCGCCTCCACCGACAGCGTCGCGATCGGGCGGGCTTCGAGCCGCTTCAGCGAGATCGGGTCACCGGTCTCTTCGCAATAGCCGTAGGTGTTGTCTTCGATGCGCTGGAGCGCCGCGTCGATCTTGGAAATCAGCTTGCGCTGACGATCGCGGGCTCGAAGTTCGATCGCGCGGTCGGTTTCCGAGGAAGCTCGGTCCGCGAGGTCGGGGTGATTGACGTTCTCTTCCTGCAACGTCTGCAGCGTGACCTTCGATTCGCGGAGGATCTCATCCTTCCAGGCCAGCAGCTTGGCGCGGAAATAGTCGCGCTGCCGCTCATTCATGAAAGGCTCTTTTTCAGTCGGCCGGTAGTTCTTCAGCTTTTCCAAAGGCAGCCATGTCCCTGTCAGGCGGAGGGAACAAGAGCCCTCCGCGCGGCGCCTTATATAGCCACGTCATGTGACAGACAATATCTGCCACCGCGAAAGGCGGCCTGCCCCCAAGGCCTTGCACAGGCAAACTTATCCGTGCTGCCCCGGGGCCGGCTTTTCCCCTCTCCTGGCCCGTCAGTAGCCGACCGTGAAGCGCTGGCGGATATGGGCCGGGCGCTCGATTTCGTCGGCGAGTGCAACTGCGAAGTCCTCGAACGAGATCGAGCTTTTCCCGTCGGCCGCGGTCAAAAGCTGGTCGGTCCCGAGCCGGAACTTGCCGGTCCGCTCGCCTGCCACGAACAGCGCCGAGGGCGACAAAAAGGTCCAGTTCAGGTCCTTTTCCTGGCGCAGCAGGTCGAGGAACTCGGCCCCCTTCGAGGCCTCGGCCTTGTACTGGGCCGGGAAGTTCGGCGTGGTCACCAGGCGGACGCCCGGGGCCACCTCGAGGCTGCCGGCACCGCCGACCACGAGATAGCGCCCGACGCCGGACGCCCTGGCCGCCCCGATCAGCTTGACCGGGTCGCTGACGGTGAAATGGACGGAACTGATCGCGGCATCGTGCCCGGCCCACAGCGCAGTCAGGGCGGCTTGGTCGTTCACATCCCCCTTCACGGCGGTGACACCAGGCAGGGTTGCGATCTTCTCCGGGTTGCGGGCGATGGCGGTGACGGCATGGCCGCGGCGGGCGAGTTCCGCGGTGAGGCGCGAGCCGGCCTGGCCGGACGCGCCGGCGATGGCGATCTTCATCAAAGTCTCCGATTGGTAGTTTCCAATGGTGACTAGATAGCGAAATGGATGTAAGTGTGAAGAAGGCACTCTTGTCTCACCTGATTACGCCGGAGTAACCCGATGAAAGCCGCCAGCCTGAAGCCGGACGCCTATGCCGCCAATTGCCCGACGCGCCAGATCCTCGACCGGGTCGGCGACAAATGGGCGGTGCTGATCCTGCTGCTGCTGCGCAGCGAGCCGATGCGCTTCAACCAGCTTCGCCGCGCCATCGAAGGCATCTCGCAGAAGATGCTGTCGCAGGTGTTGAAGAGCCTGGAGCGCGACGGGCTGCTGCGCCGCCGTGCGATCGCAACCGTTCCGGTCACCGTGGAGTATTCGATCACGCCGCTCGGATCGACGCTCGCCGAAGCGGTCGATCCGCTGCGCGACTGGGCCGAGCAGAATCTGAAGGAGGTGCTGACCGCGCAGCGCCGCTACGACACGCAGCGCAAGGCACTGGCGGCCTGAGGCACTGCCTGCCAGCGTGAGATAGGTCAGGTGATCGAGAGCGGCCTAATACTGCCCGGCCTTGGCGAGCTCGACTTCGACGCGCAGCTCGATCTCGCCCAGCACGGCATCGAGGCCGGGGTCACCGGAGGATTCCTTCAGGCTCGCCGCAGCATCACGCAGCCGGTTCACGGTGGAGGAATCGAAATTGCCGGACAGCAATCCGAGCTTCAGCGCATCGAGCACGTCGAGGGCGCCCTTGCCGCGCGCCACCGAGCGCTTGCGGCGTTCGGTCGGGTCTTCGACGCCCTGCAGCGCGAGCAGTGCATCCAGGCTGGTGGCGGCCTTCGGCGCAGCGGCGGAGCGAACCTCCTCCTGCGCGCTGGTCGCATCCGGCAGCGAGAAGCCGCTCGACGAGGTGCGCCGCGTCGAACTGGTCGACGTGCCAAGCGTGGTGCCGTTCGGTCCGTAGATGCGCATCGTCATGATCCCGCAGGCCTGAATGCCGCGAGCATCGCCGTTTTATGGTTAACGGTGCGTAAACGACCCGGCAATTTCTGCCGCCGCACGGCAGTTTCGCGCTCCCTGGCGAACCGGAACCGAACGGCGGCCCGACAATTTCGATAAATATATCAATACATTGCCCCGGCAAAACGAAGTGGCACGCGACTCGCATGGTTAATGGCGGATCGCCGTCATGGGAGTGTCGCGTGATCCGCGAGTTGAAGTTCGAGGGGAGCACTGGATGCCCGGCATCCGCATCGTAAGCATATTCGGGTTGGCCTGCGCCGCGCTGCTGGTGCTGGCGGCCTCCGTCATGCCCGCTGCCGCGACGTCGCGGATCAAGGATCTCGCCAACATCGAGGGCGTGCGCCAGAACCAGTTGATCGGCTACGGCCTGGTGGTTGGCCTCAACGGCACCGGCGACACGCTGAACAACATCCCCTTCACCAAACAGTCGCTGCAGGCGATGCTCGAGCGCATGGGCGTCAACATCCGCGGCGCCACCATCCGCACCGGCAACGTCGCCGCCGTGATGGTCACCGGCAATCTGCCGGCATTCGGCACCCAGGGCACCCGGATGGACGTCACCGTCTCCGCGCTCGGCGACGCCAAGGATCTGCGCGGCGGCACCCTGCTCGTCACTCCCCTGCTCGGCGCCGACGGCAACGTCTACGCGGTCGCGCAGGGCACGCTGGCGATCTCCGGCTTCAACGCCGAGGGCGAGGCCGCCAAGGTGGTGCGCGGCGTGCCGACGGTCGGCCGCATCGCCAACGGCGCCATCATCGAACGCGAGATCGAGTTCGCGCTCAATCGCCTGCCCAATGTCCGCCTCGCGCTGCGCAACGCCGACTTCACCACCGCCAAGCGCATCGCCGCCGCGGTCAACGACTATCTCGGCGTCAAGACCGCCGAACCGCTCGATCCCTCCACCGTGCAGCTCTCGATCCCGCCGGAGTTCAAGGGCAACGTCGTCGCCTTCCTGACCGAGATCGAGCAGTTGCAGGTCGATCCCGACCTCGCCGCGAGGATCGTGATCGACGAGCGCTCCGGCATCATCGTGATGGGCCGCGACGTTCGCGTCGCCACCGTCGCGGTGGCGCAAGGCAACCTCACCGTCACGATCTCCGAGAGCCCGCAGGTCAGCCAGCCCAATCCGCTGTCGCGCGGCCGCACCGTGGTGACGCCGCGCAGCAATGTGCAGGTCACCGAGGACGGCAAGAAGTTCGCGGTCGTCAAGGACGGCGTCTCGCTGCAACAGCTCGTCGACGGCCTCAACGGCCTCGGCATCGGACCGCGCGATCTGATCAGCATCCTGCAGGCGATCAAGGCCGCCGGCGCGATCGAAGCCGACATCGAGGTGATGTGATGGGAAGCCTGATCAACAGCACCACCGGCAGCATGCCGAACAAGGCGCTGATGCCGATGTTCAACGGCCGCCCCGATCCCGTGCTGCAGGACGCGATGAAGAAGGTCTCGCCGCAGCAACTCACCAAGGCGAAGGCGACCGCGACCGACTTCGAATCGATGTTCCTCAATACGATGTTCTCGCAGATGACCACCGGCCTGAAGGGTGAAGGCCCCTACGGCGACACGGTCGGCACTGGCGCGTGGCGGTCGATGCTGACCGACGAATATTCGAAGAACTTCGCCAAGGCCGGCGGCGTCGGCATTTCCAACGAAGTGTTCCGCTCGCTGATCCTGCAGCAGGCGAACAAGAGCTAATTCGGTTCTCAAGGAGCAGCGCGATGAATCAGCGTCCACAGCAGCATCGGCCAGCCGCCCCCGTGGTGCGGCCCGCGACGACGACGCCCCCCGATGTCGCACGTCTCGCCAACGAGCTGACCGAAGTGATGAGCGCGCTGCTCACCGTCGTCGAGCAGGAGACCGAGTTCGTCCGCGCCGGCAAGATCCGCGAGGCCATGCGGCTCGAGGCGCAGAAGTCGGACCTGTCGCGACGCTACATGCTCGCGGTGGAGCACCTCAAATCGATGCAGAAGATGCTGTCGCAGACCGAACCCGAACTGCTCGCCACGCTGCGGCGTCATCACGAGACGTTCCGCGCGATGCTGCAGGTCAACCTGACGGTGCTTGCGACCGCACACGCGGTTTCCGAAGGCATCGTGCGCGGCGTCAATGCCGAGGTGCAGCGCCGCAACATCCCGAACACCTATACCGCGAACGGACAGCGCGCCACGCCGGGCCCGCGCAACATGACGCCGATCGCCGTCAGCCGCACGCTCTGACGCACGCACGCCGACAATTTAGCTCAATTCGGCGCGCTCCCGGCAGCGCGGCATTCAGCGTGTTCCCTAACAGGCTGTTGAGAGGTTCCCCGTAGAGTTGCGGATCGTGAGGGGTTGGGATTTGACTCAAGCAAACTAGTGCCTGTGCACTACGAGGCTGCCATGAGTACAGATTTCAACATCAAGCCGGTGGGGGCACCGGTTGCAGCGCCGATGATCACTCCCGTGAGCGATACGGCGCAGAAGGCGGTGAAGACCGAATTGCCCGCGAGCCAGAGCGTCACCGCTCCGGAGCCGAGCGTGCGCGTCACGATCGACCCCAACTCCGTCAATGCGTCGCTCTCAAATCAGGCGCCATCGGTCACCGACCAGGTCATCATCGACCGCGACGCGCGCGCCGTGGTCTACCAGGTGGTCGACAATCGCACGAATTTGGTGGTGAGACAGTTTCCGGAAGAAGCCGTATTGCGCCGCCGCGCCTATTTCCACGCGCTCGATCTCAGCAAGGACGCGCCGACGCGGGCGCGCGCAACCGACCGCCGCGCGTAACGCAAGCGATCGGACCCTCACTTCTGTGTGGCGTAGGCCTTGTCGAGATAGGTCGATCCGGTGGCCGGATCGGTCACGACATTGGCGATCAATGCCGTCCCCTGCTGCACCAGCGAAAACTTGGTATCGCCGACCCGGAACGAGCTGTCCTTGATCAGCACGTCCTGATATTTGCTGGTGCCGTCGCTCTGATAGTGGACCTTGGCGCGGAAGCCATCGACGTTCGACACCGAGATGTTGAACGACTTGTTGTTGGCGTATTTGCCGCTCCAGCTGCCCTCATAGAGCTTCGGATCGACGGCCACATAGGGCGTCTTCGACGGAACCGTCAGGCCGGCGGCCTTGTAGTTGGCCGACAAGATGCTCAATACGTCCGCCATGCCGGGGGCTCCGTCGTGAACCGGTCGATCAGGCGCGGCCCGAGAGGCCAGCGGCGATATTGCAGTTGATGTCGATCAGCGACTTCAGCTTCGCCGGGTCCGGATTCATCTGGATGTCGATGGTCTGCTTCATCACGAACACGCTGATGTTCGCGATCTTCTGACGCACCTCGAGCGGTTGCGGATTGTCGGCGCCCTCTGCGGCGCTGAGGAAGATCGACCACAGGCGGCGATTGAACAGCAATGCATGATCGAGCGCCTTGTCGAGGCCATTCCAGTTTGCCTGGACTTCCTGCAGCTGCCGCGCGGCCTTCAACAGCGCCTGCGCTTCGATTTCACGGGGGGAGGCCGTCGTCGTTGACGTACGGGCGTAGGCCTGGGCTGCATTCGACATTAATGACCTCGATGGGATGCGGATTTCTCGGGCCGCGGAGACGCAATTCTAGCGCTCGATATTTATGCATCCGGCGCCTTTAAATATGGTTAGCAGGCGTTACGAAATGCGCCGTTCTGACGGCAGGGAAAGATACCGTAATATCCCGGAGACAAAGAAAAACGGCGGGGTTTCCCCCGCCGTTGTCGAAGTGCTTGTCGGCGCGTTTAGCGGAGCAGCTGCAGCACGCTCTGCTGCGACTGGTTGGCCAGAGCAAGCGCGGACACCGCGATCGACTGGCGGGTCGACAGCGCCTGGCTGTTGGCCGCTTCCTCGTTGGTGTCGGCCAGCGTCAGGTTCGACGAACCGGTCTGCAGCACGTTGATCAGGTTCTTCGAGAAGTCCTGGCGGATCTGCACGATCGACAGGTTCGAACCCAGCGTCGAGGCTTCGCTGCGCAACGAGGAACTCGCCGAGCTCAGCGACGCAATGACGCTGTTCGCCGAGTTGTTGTCGAGGAAGTCGGTGCCGGCGGCCAGCGATTTCAGGCCGAGGCCGGTGGCATTGAAGGTGACGCCGCTGATCGCGAGCGTCGACTTGCCGGTCTCGTTGAAGGTCAGCTTCAGGTTGTCGCCGTTCAACAGGTTGATACCGTTGAACGAGGCGTCCTGCGCCGTGGTCGTGATCTGCGCGATGGTGTTGTTGTACTGCGTCACCAAGGCGGCGCGCGCCGACTGCGAGGCCGGATCGGCAACCGGAGCCGTCCCGGCTGCGCTGAACGTCGCAGTGCCGCCGCCGGTGTTGGTGAAGGTCACCGCACCGATCGTCGAGGACGCCGCGTCGTTGGTCGTGGTGATCACGAGCTTGTTGGAGCTGTCGAGGCTCGCAGTCAGGTTGCTGGCCGCAAGCGACGCATTCAGCTGCGTCAGCGAGCTGCTGGCCCCGAAGGTGAAGCTGAAGGCGGGCTGACCGGCCGAGGCCGCGATCGCCAGCACGTCGCCGCTCTTGATCGTGGTGCCGTCGACGAGGTTGGCGGACGTGCCGCCGAGCGCCGCGGTGGAGGTGACCTGCGACCTCGTGGTGTAGCCGGTCGGGCTCTGCAGCACCTGGTTGGCGATCGACTTTGCGGTATCGACCAGCTTCTGCAGCGAGGTGATGCCGGTGTTGGCAGCCTGCAGCACCTGCACACCATTGCCGATGCCATCGAGCAGGTTGTTGATGTCGCTGGCGCGGTTGTCGAGCGACTGTGCGGTGAAGAAGTTGGTCGGGTTGTCGAGCGCCGTGTTGACCTTCTTGCCGGTGGCAAGGCGGTTCTGCGTGGTGGAGAGCAGATCGGCGGTGGACTGGAGGGAGAGGAGGTTCTGACGAACGGAGGAGGAGAGAATGATACCGGACATTTTCATACCTTTCTGGTGTGAAACTGAGGAAAAAACCGCGCCAATCCTTTCTGATCGGGCGGATGGCCGATCCTGCCGGTCAAGCCTCGAAGGAAAAAGAAATCTCCAACGCGGCATTTAAGGCAAATGCCGAAGAATAAAATTGTCGCCATTGGGCGAAGTTCGCCGCGAAAACTACTGAGACGACTGCCGATTTCGGCCGAGGGCTATTACTCGCGCGGCCCCGCCGTTCACCAAGCGTTAACCATCATGGGAAAGGATCGCTGTCGCATCGGCCCCGGGCCGCAACGGCGGCTGCTAAGCAGCGCCGAACATGTTCCGCTAGCGGCGACATCGCACGACTGCCGGCAAAGGAGAACGGTCATGGCCCTGAAGGTTGAACTCAAACCGAACGAGCGCATCATCGTCGGCAATTGCGTGATCACCAACACCGATCAGCGCGCCCGCCTGTTGATCGACGGCGACCGCATCCCGATCCTGCGCGAGAAGGATATCCTGACGCCGGAGACCGCGGACACGCCGGCGAAGCTGATCTATCTCGCGGTGCAGCTGATGTATCTGTCGCCAGACCCGATGGCGCACCACCCGACCTATTTCAGCCTGGTGCGCGACATCATCACCGCGATGCCCAGCGCCTGGCCGTTCATCGAGAGCGTCAACAACCTCATCCTCAACGGCGATCTCTATCACGCGCTGAAGGAATCCAGGAAGCTGATCGCGCACGAGGAGAAGCTGCTGGAAACCGCGCGCGGTCAGCGAAACGGCAATCAGGACGATACCCGCAAGAGCGCGTAGCGCTTCCTGTCTTGACGCGTCTTCCTCACGCGAACCGGCATCCACTTCGCTTGAAAACGCTCTAGCCCTCGCCTGAACGAAAAAGGCCTCCCCGAGGGAGGCCTTTTTGCTGGCTGGAGATGAGGGGCAAGCGATCAGGCGATCGGCAGATATTTCAACAGCGTGGTCTGATACAGCATCGACGTGGTCTGATACGACGCCTGCAGGCTGGTCTGCAGCGCCAGGATCTTGGTCGCGACCTCGTCCTGATTGACGCCCTCGACCGAGTCGAGCATCGTTTCCGCCATGGCCTTGAGCTGGGTCTGACGATCGGTGGCCGCCTTGGTCGCCGTCTGCGCGCCGGCGAACTCGGCCTGCACGTCCTGGATCTGCTGCTGGCCGTTCTGCGGCGCAAGATTCCCGCTGACGCGCTGCGCGAGCGCCGTCACCTGCGCGCTTGCATTCGGGTTGCTGGCGTTGGTGGTCACCGCCGCATACACCGCGACGTTCTGCAGCAGGTAGCGGAAGGCCTGCTCGTTGGCGCGCGCGCCATACTGCACGGTGATCGACTGATCGACCTGCGCGACGGCGGTGCCGCGCGCCGATCCCGGGCCGTTCTCGCCGGTGTACCAGTACACGGTGTTGTCAGGCGTGCCAGCGACCAGGTTGGTCGCGGTATCGAACGGCGGTCCCCCTACCCTGAGCGGCGCCGGGGTCGCGGTCGTGTTGTTGGCGATGCCGAGCGCGCCGAGTGCGGCCGCATTGGAGCTCGAGATCGAGAGGCTCGCGCCGTCGGCGCCATGCAAGGTGATCGCACCGTTGCTGATGGTCGACGGGTTCTTGGTGCCGCTGACCTGGTCGATCTTCGCCATCAGCGTCTGCACGCTGTCGGTGATGTTGAGCTGGTTGCCGGTGGCGCCCGAGGCAACGAAGGTGATCGGGGTGCCGTTGACCGTGATGGTGTCGCCGGCCGCGAAGCTCGTCGACAGCGAGTTGGTGCCCGCCGCGCCCGAAAGGGCCGTGGCACCGCTGATCGGCGCCGGCGGCGCGTTCTGGTTGTTGACGGCGGCGCCCGCGACGGTCGCGACCGGATTGAAGAAGTTGTTGGACGCCGCGACCGCGGACGCCGCGACCAGCGACGTGTCGCTCAGCGTCTTGATCGACGACGTCAGTGTCGATTGAAGGTTGGCCGTCGTCGCCGTTGTGTCGGCACCGATCAGGAACGAGCCGGCCGGCGGCGGGTTCGTGGTCGTCGCCGTGAGCTCGATCGCATCGGTGGTGCCGTCGGGCAGCGTGAAGTTGAACTTGATCTTGTCGCCATCCTTCGGATTGACGGCGCCGAGATCGACCGAGGTGGACTTCGGCGTTCCGGCCGGCTGCGTCACGGTGGCGCCGGTCAACGACGACTGCACCGACAGCAG from Bradyrhizobium sp. B124 includes:
- a CDS encoding flagellar protein, yielding MSIDGVSGRTSYIGTTILNLRSQLNDLTTQLATGKVSTTYAGQGLDRGFALSLRAQISGINAFSDTATNLNTRLGVANLTLQGLSDVGSQVKNAATTATLTLNNSGQTSGQITAQAAFSNAVAMLNSQSGDRYLFSGRAMDTPATVSADTMLKGTATQAGLTQLINERKQADQGTNLMGRLSVSSPPATTTVTSVAEDGSPFGLKLLSVQSSLTGATVTQPAGTPKSTSVDLGAVNPKDGDKIKFNFTLPDGTTDAIELTATTTNPPPAGSFLIGADTTATTANLQSTLTSSIKTLSDTSLVAASAVAASNNFFNPVATVAGAAVNNQNAPPAPISGATALSGAAGTNSLSTSFAAGDTITVNGTPITFVASGATGNQLNITDSVQTLMAKIDQVSGTKNPSTISNGAITLHGADGASLSISSSNAAALGALGIANNTTATPAPLRVGGPPFDTATNLVAGTPDNTVYWYTGENGPGSARGTAVAQVDQSITVQYGARANEQAFRYLLQNVAVYAAVTTNASNPNASAQVTALAQRVSGNLAPQNGQQQIQDVQAEFAGAQTATKAATDRQTQLKAMAETMLDSVEGVNQDEVATKILALQTSLQASYQTTSMLYQTTLLKYLPIA